The genomic segment CTAACTGGTATCAAGTCTTACCAGGAATACAATGCAGCAGTAAATCGCCTGTTGGCCTGAAGCCCAACGTAGAGAAATCGGGTTCCGCTGCTTGTTGCCTAAGGTTGGGCAGCAGTAGAGACTCGGTCTTTTGAACCGGCTTACTCGATGAGTACGGTTCTGGTCAAAATAGCTGTTCAGCGGTTCTCCGTTCCGGAGACGCTTCGTGAACGATCCTGGCGAGGCTGCTGTAGAGCAGGTCACGTACTTTAGGGCCAACAGGTGCGCCACTTAGCTAACAACGTTGTTGCAACGGGTTATTGCCGTGGATGCTGGTTTAGATGTTTGAGTGCCATTGCCCCAGCTCTTATCCTGGAACAGCCGGTACATCTCGGAGCAAGTCAGGTTCGGTGTGTACAAAGGTGATTTGCAATGTTCCAACTAGCTCTTGCTCTTTTGACATCGAGTCATGAGCAGGCGTGAGTTGCTCTAAGCTCTTTTGGCTCAACTGCAACCCTGTTTGTTGTAGCGTTGCAGCAAGTTTGCTCAAGTTGGCGATCGGCACCTGAAAGTTGATGCAGATTGAAATGTTTGAGTACAGGTGAAAGTCAGTAATCCAAGCTCCTGCTTGATTAATTGCTTCACTCACACGGTCGGTCATGCTAACTCGTTCTGCTTGGGTAAACCCGTCCAAGCGCAGGAACTGTTGCCTAACCACAAGCTACCACCCAACGTGAATCAGCTCTAATTTAGTAAAACATGCGGGAGCAGAGCCGCCACCTAACCAAGGGCGTTGCGGCGGAGATGGTTTTGGTACTGGTGTGATATCCCTGCATCCTCTGAACGCAACCATTAAACGGTGTTTTGCACCTATGGATTCATCCAACGACATTCCAAGAGAACTTCTCTCTTGTTCTCTTTCGGAGCGTGAGATCGTTCTCCCATATCCAGATGTCGTCGCGACTATTCATCGTTTGCCGGAGTTTGGCCTACGCTTGCTTGGCTGGGAAGGTTGGCTTCGGTATGCCGATGGCCACTGGGGGCATTCTGCGCGGCATCAAGGCACGATCGATCTCTCAGACATTCCCGCGCAAGAGGCGATGGAGCTTTGCATTTGCACGATTGAGCAGGCCTATGCTGAGGCAAAGCGTGAGCCAGAGGCAGGAGAGCTTTACTTTTGTGTCACAGTTGACGCCGCCTAACTATTCGCTGTAGCAAACTCGGTCTTTGTGCTCTGGTTGCAGTTCACGTATCTTGCGGACCGGGTCCTGAGCTTAGGTCGTTAGGCCAATTCTCGATGGCGGAAACAGTCTGTGGTGTGGTCGTTAACCATGCCTGCCGCCTGCATGTAGGCGTAGCAAATCGTGGTGCCCACAAACTTAAAGCCGCGCTGCTTGAGGTCTTTGCTCATCGCATCCGAGGCGGCGGTGCGGGTGGGAGCATCGGCCAGGGTTGGCCAGGCATTCTGCACGGGTTCGCCATCGACAAACTGCCAGATGTAGCGATCGAAGCTGCCGAAGGTTTCTTGCACTTTTAGAAACGCCTGGGCGTTGAGGGTGGCGGCGGCAATTTTGAGCCGGTTGCGCACAATTCCGGCATTGCCTAGAAGTTCTTGATGCTTGGCCTCGTCGTAGCCGGCGACGACCTGAGGGTCAAAGCCATCAAATGCGGCGCGAAAGTTTTCACGCTTGCGCAGAATGGTGATCCAGCTCAGCCCAGCCTGAAAGCCATCGAGAATGATGAACTCGAAATGCTTGCGATCGCAGTGTAGCGGTACTCCCCACTCAGTATCGTGATAGGCGATTTCAATTGGGTCGTTGTGGTGCACCCAGCTGCAGCGGGGTCGGGCGTCGGGGGTGAAGGTCATGGTCGTTGCTAAGAACGAATCAATGCAATTGTACTGGTTTGGGCGGCGCGACGGTCAAAGGCTGGCTGGGGCCATACTTTCTTACCTAAACAATCCCAACCCTGAGCGCCATGACTTCGGATTCATCGCTAGTATGGAAAATGTCCTTGCGTTCAGAGAGCACCATGTCTACCGCTGCGCCTCCCATCCAGCCCCAGGCCATGGATGACATCAAACACGGTCTGCCCGTTACGATCATTACCGGCTTTTTGGGTAGCGGCAAAACCACCCTGCTCAACCACATTTTGGCCAACCAGGAAGGGCTCAAAACCGCCGTCCTGGTGAACGAGTTTGGCGAAATTGGCATCGACAACGACCTGCTGATCGCTACCGAAAACAGCGACGACACCATGGTCGAACTCAGCAACGGCTGCATCTGTTGCACCATCAACAACGACCTGATGGAAGCGGTGTACAAAGTGCTGGAGCGCCAGGACAAAATTGACTATTTGGTGGTCGAAACGACCGGGTTAGCTGACCCCTTACCCATTGCGCTGACATTTTTGGGCACCGAGCTGCGCGACATGACCCGACTCGACTCCATCGTCACCGTAGTCGATGCCGAAAACTACAGCCTGGACCTCTTCAACAGTCAGGCCGCCCATAACCAGATTGCTTACGGCGACATTATTCTGCTCAACAAGGCCGACTTAGTCGATGACGCCGACCTCGATCTGCTAGAGGTCAAGATTCGCGACGTCAAAGAGGGCGCTAGAATCCTCCGTACCACTAAATCGCAGGTGCCGCTGCCGCTGATTCTCAGTGTGGGTCTATTTGAGTCGGATAAATACTTCGGCAGCGACAGCGCTGAGGCCGAGCACGACCACGACCATCATGGGCATGATCACCACGATCACGAGGCCCATGACCACGCCAATTGTGACCACGACCATGGCCAATGTGAGCACGACCACGATGACCATGGCCATGCTCACGGGCACCACTCTGACCACTTAGCCATCGATGGGTTTACGTCGCTGTCGTTTGCCAGCGATCGCCCCTTTGCCATTCGCAAGTTTCAGCACTTTCTCGACAACCTGCTGCCTGAGTCGGTGTTTCGTGCCAAGGGCATTCTCTGGTTTGACGAAAGCCCTAAGCGCCACATCTTTCACCTCAGCGGCAAGCGCTTTTCGCTTGACGATGACCAGTGGAAGGGCGAACCCAAGAACCAGCTGGTGCTGATTGGCCAGGGGCTAGACCACGACACCCTGCGCGAACAGCTCAACGCCTGCCTGGGCATTCCTTCGCCAAAGCGAGGCCAGGGGTTTGGTAAATAGAGGAAAACAGAGTCTATGAAGCGTCGAGAGTTTAACAATCTGCTGGCGCTTGGGCTGCTGGCTAGCTCGTTGCCGGTGGCGATCGCAGCCTGCCAGTCTGACTCCACCTCTGAAGCAGGGTCGGGAGCCGATGGTGAGTTTGTCCCCCTCGGCGCCGTAGCTGATCTAGATGCCCAGGGCAGCCTTGCCAATGAGAATTTTCAGGGCAAGAATCTAGCGGTCATCCGTGACCCCAACGCTCCCGATGCTCTGATCGCCGTGAGTGCGGTCTGCACCCATGCTGGCTGTACCGTGGCTTGGAATAGTGAACAAAAGCTGTTTGCCTGCCCCTGCCACGCTAGCAACTTCAACACAGATGGCACCGTCGACTCTGGCCCTGCGCGGGAGCCGCTAGAGACCTTTGAGGCCAAGGTTGAGGGCGATCAGGTGCTGGTCAAAGTTTAGGGCGTCTGGTCTAGGGTTCAGGGTCTAACTAGATTTTTGGACCTGTACCCTCTTTTCTACGTTGCCTCGTTCCCCGTCAGCAGGAGGCTTAGGCTATGACCGACAAAGGAGCGCAACTGCATATCGACTGTCTCGCCTGCCAGATATTAGCGGGCGCACAGCTGGTACCCGGTGGCACCATCGCAGAGAATCCCTGGTGGGTCGCTGACCACTGCGTTGGCCCCTATGGGTTGGGGTCGGTGGTGGTTAAAACTCGCACCCACCGCGAAAACCTGTGGGAGCTGTCGATGGCCGAGTCAGCCTCGATGGGGCCGTTTTTGCAGCAGATGTCGGAGGCGATCGCCCTGGCTATGGAGGCCGAGCGAGTTTACGTTAGCCTCTGGGTTGACCAGCCGCCCTACCACGTTCACTTTGTGCTGCAACCCCGCTACCCAGACGGTCGCCACCCTGAGGAACTGGGGCTTAAGGGCTTGGAGCTGCAGGTGTTTCGTACCCTGGGTAAGCCCCCCAGCGAGGCAGAGATGACTGAGGCCGCTGATCGCATTCGCACCGTGTGGCAGCAGAAATTTTCGCCCCAGGCGTCGTGCGAGTCGTAGTGCAGCGGGTGACGGCTTCTAGCGTCACCGTAGATGGGCAGATCGTGGGGAAAATTGGTGCAGGGCTTAACTTGCTGGTGGGCATTGCGCCTACCGACACCGCTGCCGAACTGACCTGGATGGCGCGCAAATGCTTGGATTTGCGGCTGTTTCCGTCACCGGGCAGCGAGCGCTGGGATCTCTCAGTTCAAGATATTCAGGGCGAACTTTTGGTGGTGAGCCAGTTCACCCTCTACGGCGACTGCCGCAAGGGGCGCCGACCTTCCTTTGATGGAGCCGCCCCACCCGCCCAGGCAGAAGCGCTGTACAACGACTTTGTGGCGCTGCTTAGAACCAGCGAGCTGCGGGTAGAGACCGGCCAATTTGGCGCGATGATGCAAGTCGAAATTCACAACGACGGGCCTGTCACCTTGGTTGTAGAACGGGACGCTTCTGGGTAACAAACCTACGGACAAGTAACGCCTATGACCGAAGTCGAGGCGATCGCTAGCAACATCAGCGATACCTGGGCAATAATCAGCACCGACTTGGTCACTTCGGCGCGATCGCAGCTAATCAGTTGGGAACCACAAATACGCCCCTTACTTGCCCCGTTATCGCAATAGGCTCGATAAGAACGACAAAAATGGCTAAATCGTTTCAAAAATGCAAAAATTCCCTGTTTACAACTGTGAGGCTTTTTGTAAGCTGGCATCTCTACTCTCAGCATGAATCCTCTATCTGAAGCCGTGTGAAGGTTCCATGAGACCCTCTATGAATGAGAAGGCTACAATCTCGAGTTCGTGCAGTGGTCATTTTGCATTTAGGTTGCTAAAGTAAACGTACTTTGATTTTTGTAAAGAAATTATTAATA from the Nodosilinea sp. FACHB-141 genome contains:
- a CDS encoding DNA-3-methyladenine glycosylase I yields the protein MTFTPDARPRCSWVHHNDPIEIAYHDTEWGVPLHCDRKHFEFIILDGFQAGLSWITILRKRENFRAAFDGFDPQVVAGYDEAKHQELLGNAGIVRNRLKIAAATLNAQAFLKVQETFGSFDRYIWQFVDGEPVQNAWPTLADAPTRTAASDAMSKDLKQRGFKFVGTTICYAYMQAAGMVNDHTTDCFRHRELA
- a CDS encoding GTP-binding protein, whose amino-acid sequence is MSLRSESTMSTAAPPIQPQAMDDIKHGLPVTIITGFLGSGKTTLLNHILANQEGLKTAVLVNEFGEIGIDNDLLIATENSDDTMVELSNGCICCTINNDLMEAVYKVLERQDKIDYLVVETTGLADPLPIALTFLGTELRDMTRLDSIVTVVDAENYSLDLFNSQAAHNQIAYGDIILLNKADLVDDADLDLLEVKIRDVKEGARILRTTKSQVPLPLILSVGLFESDKYFGSDSAEAEHDHDHHGHDHHDHEAHDHANCDHDHGQCEHDHDDHGHAHGHHSDHLAIDGFTSLSFASDRPFAIRKFQHFLDNLLPESVFRAKGILWFDESPKRHIFHLSGKRFSLDDDQWKGEPKNQLVLIGQGLDHDTLREQLNACLGIPSPKRGQGFGK
- a CDS encoding ubiquinol-cytochrome c reductase iron-sulfur subunit; protein product: MKRREFNNLLALGLLASSLPVAIAACQSDSTSEAGSGADGEFVPLGAVADLDAQGSLANENFQGKNLAVIRDPNAPDALIAVSAVCTHAGCTVAWNSEQKLFACPCHASNFNTDGTVDSGPAREPLETFEAKVEGDQVLVKV
- a CDS encoding HIT family protein — protein: MTDKGAQLHIDCLACQILAGAQLVPGGTIAENPWWVADHCVGPYGLGSVVVKTRTHRENLWELSMAESASMGPFLQQMSEAIALAMEAERVYVSLWVDQPPYHVHFVLQPRYPDGRHPEELGLKGLELQVFRTLGKPPSEAEMTEAADRIRTVWQQKFSPQASCES
- the dtd gene encoding D-aminoacyl-tRNA deacylase; its protein translation is MRVVVQRVTASSVTVDGQIVGKIGAGLNLLVGIAPTDTAAELTWMARKCLDLRLFPSPGSERWDLSVQDIQGELLVVSQFTLYGDCRKGRRPSFDGAAPPAQAEALYNDFVALLRTSELRVETGQFGAMMQVEIHNDGPVTLVVERDASG